The genomic stretch TCAAAATTACTTATGAAGAAAATAGTATTTGTTGTTCTTGCCTCCCTATTCGTTACAACCCTATCAGCCCAGACCAAAAAGAAAGCAGGTGGTTTTATGTCGCAGACAGGCGACCATTTCATGCTGCAACTGACCTCGGATCACTGGATAGGAACCCCCGACAGCATTAAGTCGCACAAAAAAGGATTTGCGAGGGGCGCTAATGTGTACGTGATGTTAGACCAGCGTTTTAAGGGCAATCCCCGTTTTAGTGTTGCTTTTGGATTGGGTGTTGGCACAAGCAATATGTATTTTAAGAACATGAGCATTGATGTAAAATCAAAAACAAACAAACTGCCCTTCAATAATTTAGACAGCCTGAACCGGTTTAAAAAATACAAGCT from Chitinophagaceae bacterium encodes the following:
- a CDS encoding outer membrane beta-barrel protein — protein: MKKIVFVVLASLFVTTLSAQTKKKAGGFMSQTGDHFMLQLTSDHWIGTPDSIKSHKKGFARGANVYVMLDQRFKGNPRFSVAFGLGVGTSNMYFKNMSIDVKSKTNKLPFNNLDSLNRFKKYKLTTAFLEVPIELRFTADPESDTKTIKAALGFKVGTVINVHTKGKTLLDKDGKTLNNYTAKETSKSFFNSTRIAATARVGYGNFSVVANYQLNNIFKDGVAADVKLFQIGLCISGL